In one window of Polaromonas naphthalenivorans CJ2 DNA:
- the acnB gene encoding bifunctional aconitate hydratase 2/2-methylisocitrate dehydratase, producing the protein MSSGFLQTYRSHVAERAVLGIPPLPLSAQQTGEVIELLKNPPEGEEAFLLDLITHRVPAGVDMAAKVKASYLAAVAHGTEKCSLISREKATQLLGTMLGGYNISPMVELLDDAEDSVATQAASGLKNTLLMFDQFHDVQEKAEKGNKYAKAVLQSWANAEWFTSRPEVPESIQLTVFKVAGEINTDDLSPAPDAWSRPDIPLHALAMHKNARPGVTPEEDGKRGPVRFIEELKAKGNLVAYVGDVVGTGSSRKSATNSVLWFTGEDIPFVPNKRFGGVCLGSKIAPIFYNTMEDSGALPIELDVSQMAMGDVIELRPYDGKALKDGQVIAEFKLKSDVLFDEVRAGGRIPLIVGRGLTAKARFALGLPVSTLFRLPQNPEDSGRGFTLAQKMVGRAVGLPEGQGVRPGTYCEPKMTSVGSQDTTGPMTRDELKDLACLGFSADLVMQSFCHTAAYPKPVDVKMHHELPDFMSDRGGIPLRPGDGIIHSWLNRMLLPDTVGTGGDSHTRFPIGISFPAGSGLVAFGAATGVMPLDMPESVLVRFKGELQPGITLRDLVNAIPLYAIKAGLLTVAKQGKVNIFSGRILEIEGLPDLKVEQAFELSDASAERSAGGCTVHLNKEPIIEYITSNITMLKWMIATGYSDVRTIKRRIAAMEKWLADPQLLKGDADAEYAAVIEIDLADIHEPIVACPNDPDDVKTLSDVAGAVIDEVFIGSCMTNIGHFRAASKLLEGKRDIPVKLWMAPPTKMDAKQLSEEGHYGVLGSAGARMEMPGCSLCMGNQAQVKEGATVFSTSTRNFPNRLGKNSFVYLGSAELAAICSKLGRIPTKAEYMADMTVLTAASDKVYQYLNFDQVKDYTDMADTVKDGVAA; encoded by the coding sequence ATGTCATCAGGATTTTTGCAAACCTACCGCAGCCATGTTGCCGAGCGTGCCGTACTGGGCATTCCACCCCTGCCTTTGTCAGCTCAGCAAACCGGCGAGGTCATTGAACTGCTGAAGAATCCGCCCGAGGGCGAAGAAGCCTTCCTGCTGGACCTGATCACCCACCGCGTTCCTGCCGGCGTTGACATGGCTGCCAAAGTCAAGGCCAGCTACCTGGCTGCCGTGGCCCACGGTACCGAAAAATGCTCCCTGATTTCGCGTGAAAAAGCCACGCAGTTGCTGGGCACCATGCTGGGCGGCTACAACATCAGCCCGATGGTCGAGTTGCTCGACGACGCGGAAGACAGCGTGGCCACGCAAGCGGCCAGCGGCCTGAAGAACACCCTGCTGATGTTCGACCAGTTCCACGACGTGCAGGAAAAGGCCGAAAAAGGCAACAAATACGCCAAGGCCGTGCTGCAAAGCTGGGCCAATGCCGAATGGTTCACCAGCCGCCCCGAAGTGCCGGAGTCGATCCAGCTGACCGTGTTCAAGGTCGCCGGCGAGATCAACACCGACGACCTGTCGCCCGCGCCCGACGCCTGGAGCCGCCCCGACATTCCGCTGCATGCGCTGGCCATGCACAAGAATGCCCGTCCCGGCGTCACGCCTGAAGAAGACGGCAAGCGCGGCCCGGTCAGGTTCATCGAAGAGCTCAAGGCCAAGGGCAACCTGGTGGCTTATGTCGGCGACGTGGTCGGAACCGGCTCCTCGCGCAAGTCCGCCACCAACTCGGTGCTGTGGTTCACCGGCGAAGATATTCCCTTCGTGCCGAACAAGCGCTTTGGCGGCGTTTGCCTTGGGTCAAAGATCGCTCCGATTTTCTACAACACTATGGAAGACTCGGGCGCGCTGCCGATTGAACTCGACGTGAGCCAGATGGCCATGGGCGACGTGATCGAACTGCGCCCCTACGACGGCAAGGCGCTGAAAGACGGCCAGGTCATTGCCGAATTCAAGCTCAAAAGCGATGTGCTGTTCGACGAAGTGCGCGCCGGTGGCCGCATTCCGCTGATCGTCGGCCGAGGCCTGACCGCCAAGGCGCGCTTTGCGCTGGGCCTGCCGGTGTCCACCCTGTTCCGCCTGCCGCAGAATCCCGAAGACAGCGGCCGCGGCTTCACGCTGGCGCAAAAAATGGTCGGCCGCGCGGTCGGCCTGCCTGAAGGCCAGGGCGTTCGTCCCGGCACCTATTGCGAACCCAAGATGACCTCGGTCGGCTCGCAGGACACCACCGGCCCGATGACCCGCGACGAGCTGAAAGACCTGGCCTGCCTGGGCTTTTCCGCCGACCTGGTCATGCAGTCGTTCTGCCACACCGCCGCCTACCCCAAGCCGGTCGATGTGAAGATGCACCACGAACTGCCCGACTTCATGAGCGACCGCGGCGGCATCCCGCTGCGCCCGGGTGACGGCATCATCCACAGCTGGCTCAACCGCATGCTGCTGCCCGACACCGTCGGCACCGGCGGCGACAGCCACACGCGCTTCCCCATCGGCATCAGCTTTCCGGCCGGCTCCGGCCTGGTGGCCTTTGGCGCCGCCACCGGCGTGATGCCGCTGGACATGCCTGAGTCGGTGCTGGTGCGCTTCAAGGGCGAACTGCAACCCGGCATCACCCTGCGTGACCTGGTCAACGCGATTCCGCTGTACGCCATCAAGGCCGGCTTGCTGACCGTGGCCAAGCAGGGCAAGGTCAACATTTTCTCGGGCCGCATCCTCGAAATCGAAGGCTTGCCCGACCTGAAGGTCGAGCAGGCGTTCGAGCTGAGCGATGCCTCGGCCGAGCGTTCCGCAGGCGGCTGCACGGTGCACCTGAACAAGGAACCGATCATCGAGTACATCACCAGCAACATCACGATGCTGAAGTGGATGATTGCCACCGGTTACTCGGACGTGCGCACCATCAAGCGCCGCATCGCCGCGATGGAAAAGTGGCTGGCCGACCCGCAATTGCTCAAGGGCGATGCCGATGCCGAATACGCCGCCGTCATTGAAATCGACCTGGCCGACATCCACGAGCCCATCGTGGCTTGCCCGAACGATCCGGATGATGTGAAAACCCTGAGCGACGTAGCCGGTGCCGTCATCGACGAAGTGTTCATCGGCAGCTGCATGACCAACATCGGCCATTTCCGCGCCGCTTCCAAGCTGCTTGAAGGCAAGCGCGACATTCCGGTCAAGCTTTGGATGGCACCCCCGACCAAGATGGATGCCAAGCAGTTGAGCGAAGAAGGCCATTACGGCGTGCTGGGTTCGGCCGGCGCGCGCATGGAAATGCCGGGCTGCAGCCTGTGCATGGGCAACCAGGCGCAGGTGAAAGAGGGCGCAACGGTGTTCTCGACCTCGACGCGCAACTTCCCGAACCGCCTGGGCAAGAACTCGTTTGTCTATCTGGGTTCCGCCGAACTGGCCGCCATCTGCTCCAAGCTGGGCCGGATTCCGACCAAGGCCGAGTACATGGCCGACATGACCGTGCTGACGGCCGCCAGCGACAAGGTGTACCAGTACCTGAACTTTGACCAGGTCAAGGATTACACCGACATGGCCGATACGGTCAAGGACGGCGTGGCTGCATAA
- a CDS encoding HpcH/HpaI aldolase/citrate lyase family protein, with product MKHPREVLLGAQAATAFLPVCDHYSGVEARMRKSLQLQAEMIEEFGACVFDVTLDCEDGAPVGGEADHAAMVVELAALASDKARVAVRVHAVDHPAFESDMAIIAGKLARQLSHIMIPKVDSIEDVIRAEQALLAASAGNLPLHVLIESPLAVRNAFEIAAHPRVQSLSFGLMDFVSSHGGAIPADGMSSQGQFTHPLVVRAKLEIASACHAYGKVPSHCVVTEFNDSVAMILAARRASRELGYTRMWSIHPNQIRCILEAFAPSESEIEDATRIIAAGARADWAPISFDGKLHDRASYRYFWQVLERAHQTGSLLPIDAQAYFQDASH from the coding sequence ATGAAGCATCCGCGCGAAGTTCTTTTGGGCGCCCAGGCCGCCACGGCTTTTTTGCCGGTGTGCGACCATTACAGCGGCGTGGAAGCGCGGATGCGTAAAAGTCTGCAATTGCAGGCTGAAATGATTGAAGAGTTCGGCGCCTGCGTGTTTGACGTGACGCTGGACTGCGAAGACGGCGCGCCGGTCGGCGGTGAAGCCGACCATGCCGCCATGGTGGTCGAACTAGCCGCATTGGCCAGTGACAAAGCCCGCGTCGCCGTTCGCGTGCATGCGGTCGATCACCCGGCATTCGAGTCCGACATGGCCATCATCGCCGGAAAGCTTGCGCGCCAGCTGTCCCACATCATGATTCCCAAGGTCGATTCCATCGAGGACGTGATCCGGGCCGAGCAGGCTCTGCTGGCCGCATCCGCCGGGAATTTGCCCCTGCATGTGCTGATCGAATCCCCGCTTGCTGTTCGCAACGCCTTTGAAATCGCCGCGCATCCCCGCGTCCAGTCGCTCAGTTTTGGCCTGATGGACTTTGTCTCAAGTCATGGCGGCGCCATTCCCGCCGATGGCATGAGCAGCCAGGGCCAGTTCACCCATCCGCTGGTGGTGCGCGCCAAGCTTGAAATTGCCTCTGCCTGCCACGCTTATGGCAAAGTGCCTTCGCATTGCGTGGTGACGGAATTCAATGACAGCGTTGCCATGATCCTTGCCGCGCGCCGTGCGTCGCGTGAACTCGGTTACACCCGCATGTGGAGCATTCACCCGAATCAGATACGCTGCATCCTGGAGGCTTTTGCCCCGAGCGAGTCTGAAATTGAAGATGCTACAAGAATAATAGCTGCTGGCGCTCGTGCTGATTGGGCGCCCATCAGTTTTGACGGTAAATTGCATGACCGCGCGAGTTATCGCTACTTCTGGCAGGTGCTTGAAAGAGCGCACCAGACGGGCAGCCTGCTTCCGATTGACGCCCAAGCTTATTTCCAGGACGCTTCACACTGA
- a CDS encoding FAD-dependent monooxygenase, with product MTRQALIAGGGIGGLAAALSASRAGWDVRLYERAPVFSEVGAGVQLGPNVVRLLRGWGLQDALARVAAFPERLQVRDALSGRELGVLPLGERALQKYGAHYATIHRADLHALLLEAVQARANVWLNLNSAVAGYADSGREVTLQVKTVAVARPEDATGAQPALLAPLLKVEGDALIGADGLWSRIRQQMLGDAPPRVTGHLAYRAMLPQTSLPARLRSRQVTVWLGPKLHVVHYPVRGGEWLNVVAIVQGKVADNLQSWDHNANAADLQEAIRPTTALLRDLIQAVTDGGHRDGPSWRLWPLCDRPPMTSARQHAQGRVALLGDAAHPMRPYLAQGAGMAIEDAAELGAALAQALDPALDVQTLLQRYALNRWQRNARVQAGAMRNGRVFHAEGPLRWARDASMKLLGERLLDMPWLYGAVPRVV from the coding sequence ATGACGCGGCAGGCCTTGATTGCCGGCGGCGGCATCGGCGGGCTGGCTGCTGCGCTGTCAGCGTCGCGCGCCGGCTGGGATGTGCGGCTGTACGAGCGCGCGCCGGTTTTCAGCGAAGTCGGCGCCGGCGTTCAGCTCGGCCCCAATGTGGTCAGGCTGCTGCGCGGCTGGGGGCTGCAGGATGCCCTGGCGCGCGTGGCGGCCTTCCCGGAGCGGCTGCAGGTGCGCGATGCCCTGTCGGGCCGCGAACTCGGCGTGCTGCCGCTGGGCGAGCGGGCGCTGCAAAAGTACGGCGCGCATTACGCCACCATTCACCGCGCCGACCTGCATGCGCTGCTGCTTGAAGCCGTGCAGGCGCGCGCCAATGTCTGGCTCAACCTGAACAGCGCCGTGGCCGGTTATGCCGACAGCGGGCGCGAAGTCACGCTGCAGGTCAAGACGGTGGCGGTGGCCAGGCCGGAGGATGCAACAGGCGCGCAGCCGGCGCTGCTGGCGCCTTTGCTGAAGGTCGAGGGCGATGCGCTGATTGGCGCCGACGGCCTCTGGAGCCGCATTCGCCAGCAGATGCTGGGCGATGCGCCGCCGCGTGTCACTGGGCACCTGGCCTACCGCGCGATGCTGCCGCAGACCAGTTTGCCCGCGCGGCTGCGCAGCCGGCAGGTCACGGTCTGGCTGGGGCCGAAACTGCATGTGGTGCATTACCCGGTGCGCGGCGGTGAATGGCTGAACGTGGTCGCCATCGTGCAGGGCAAGGTCGCCGACAACCTGCAGAGCTGGGACCACAACGCCAATGCGGCCGACCTGCAGGAGGCCATCCGTCCCACCACGGCCCTGCTGCGCGACCTGATCCAGGCGGTGACGGACGGCGGCCACAGGGACGGTCCCAGCTGGCGCCTCTGGCCGCTGTGCGACCGGCCCCCCATGACCAGCGCGCGCCAGCATGCCCAGGGCCGCGTCGCCCTGCTCGGCGATGCGGCGCACCCGATGCGGCCCTACTTGGCGCAGGGCGCCGGCATGGCGATTGAAGATGCGGCCGAGTTGGGCGCGGCGCTGGCCCAGGCGCTGGACCCGGCCCTTGACGTGCAGACGCTGCTGCAGCGCTACGCCCTGAACCGCTGGCAGCGCAATGCCCGGGTTCAGGCTGGTGCCATGCGCAACGGCCGGGTATTTCATGCCGAGGGGCCACTGCGCTGGGCGCGCGATGCCTCGATGAAGCTGCTGGGCGAAAGGCTGCTCGACATGCCGTGGCTCTACGGCGCGGTACCTCGGGTGGTGTGA
- the trhP gene encoding prephenate-dependent tRNA uridine(34) hydroxylase TrhP, with product MTLKTPELLLPAGSLDKMRAAYDFGADAVYAGQPRYSLRARNNEFRLEQIQTGIEEAHARGKKFFVTSNLLPHNDKVRTYLRDIAPVIAMKPDALIMADPGLIMMVREQWPDMAIHLSVQANTMNWAAVKFWQKVGVARIILSRELSLDEIEKIRQECPDIELEVFVHGALCMAYSGRCLLSGYFNRRDSNQGTCTNACRWNYTPEAGSDQTDSGEVLPLKLEGDFDFSAEAQEAEQSFSSCGSGARHPLADGVYLLEEKERPGQLMPIMEDEHGTYIMNSKDLRAVEHVERLVKIGVDSLKIEGRTKSGYYVSRTAQVYRRAIDDAVAGRPFNPALITELEGLANRGYTSGFLERRPAQDYQNYETGSSEMRRSQFAGEVKSQHDGWAEVETKNRFQVGDWLEVIHPDGNRTVQVTSMKNLDGEEISVASGSPLRVRIPLEAPADGALLARLFA from the coding sequence ATGACGCTCAAGACCCCTGAACTCCTCCTTCCCGCCGGCTCGCTCGACAAAATGCGCGCCGCCTACGACTTTGGCGCCGATGCAGTCTATGCCGGCCAGCCACGCTACTCCCTGCGCGCGCGCAACAATGAGTTTCGTCTGGAACAGATCCAGACAGGCATTGAGGAAGCCCACGCGCGCGGCAAGAAGTTCTTTGTCACCAGCAACCTGCTGCCGCACAACGACAAGGTGCGCACCTACCTGCGCGACATCGCGCCGGTGATTGCCATGAAACCCGACGCGCTGATCATGGCCGACCCGGGCCTGATCATGATGGTGCGCGAACAATGGCCGGACATGGCGATTCACCTGTCGGTGCAGGCCAACACCATGAACTGGGCGGCCGTGAAGTTCTGGCAAAAGGTGGGCGTGGCGCGCATCATTTTGTCGCGCGAGCTGAGCCTGGACGAGATCGAAAAGATCCGCCAGGAATGCCCGGACATCGAGCTTGAAGTGTTCGTGCATGGCGCGCTGTGCATGGCGTATTCGGGCCGCTGCCTGCTGTCGGGCTACTTCAACCGCCGCGACTCCAACCAGGGCACCTGCACCAACGCCTGCCGCTGGAACTACACGCCCGAGGCCGGCAGCGACCAGACCGATTCGGGCGAGGTCTTGCCGCTCAAGCTCGAAGGCGATTTCGATTTTTCCGCAGAAGCGCAGGAAGCCGAGCAGTCGTTTTCAAGCTGCGGCAGCGGCGCGCGCCACCCGCTGGCCGACGGCGTCTATCTGCTCGAAGAAAAAGAGCGTCCCGGCCAGCTCATGCCCATCATGGAAGACGAGCACGGCACCTACATCATGAACAGCAAGGACTTGCGCGCCGTCGAACATGTCGAACGGCTGGTGAAAATCGGCGTCGATTCGCTGAAGATCGAGGGCCGTACCAAGAGCGGCTATTACGTTTCGCGCACCGCGCAGGTCTATCGCCGCGCCATCGACGACGCCGTGGCCGGCCGGCCGTTCAACCCGGCCTTGATCACCGAACTCGAAGGCTTGGCCAATCGCGGCTACACCAGCGGATTCCTGGAACGGCGCCCGGCGCAGGACTACCAGAATTACGAAACCGGCAGCTCTGAAATGCGCCGCAGCCAGTTTGCCGGCGAAGTCAAGTCCCAGCACGACGGCTGGGCGGAAGTTGAAACCAAGAACCGTTTCCAGGTCGGCGACTGGCTGGAAGTGATTCACCCGGACGGCAATCGCACCGTGCAGGTCACTTCCATGAAAAACCTGGACGGCGAAGAAATCAGCGTAGCCTCGGGCAGCCCGCTGCGCGTGCGGATTCCGCTGGAGGCCCCGGCCGACGGGGCGCTGCTGGCGCGGCTGTTTGCATGA
- a CDS encoding aconitate hydratase produces MADTPLNASPVSKASHAFASTLQSFQTASGKTGKLYSLPSLAEQFPMVKRLPVSIRIVLESVLRNCDGKKVTAEHVEQLANWVPQAERSAEIPFVVSRVVLQDFTGVPLLADLAAMRSVAARLGRNPKAIEPLVPVDLVVDHSIMVDYFGTKDSMDLNMKLEFQRNRERYEFMKWGMQAFDTFGVVPPGFGIVHQVNLEFLARGVHRTQDDVYYPDTLVGTDSHTTMINGIGVVGWGVGGIEAEAAMLGQPVYFLTPDVVGMELTGKLREGVTATDLVLRVTETLRREKVVGKFVEFFGEGTRTLALPDRATIGNMAPEYGATMGFFPVDEKTIDYFRGTGRLDAEIEAFEAYFRAQGLFGVAAAGEIDYSHVVKLDLDDVRPSLAGPKRPQDRIELGDVARQFSSLFSKPNAENGFNQPAGMLGTRHLVRHTDDGRPDAVPAAPPTPMGAERSVVEMESNRPTLAMAHEQGGEVASASVPAAHAAAQGLTVGNGDVLIAAITSCTNTSNPSVLLAAGLLAKKAVEAGLGVQPHIKTSLAPGSRIVTEYLTQTGLLPYLQQLGFDLVGYGCTTCIGNSGDLTAELNDAINKSDLVCAAVLSGNRNFEARIHPNIKANFLGSPPLVVAYALAGTVMRDLTTEPLGKGKDGQDVFLRDIWPGSDEIHALMKFAMNAEAFRANYAKVKTEPGQLWENIHGVAGNTYNWPLSTYIAEPPFFNDFAMEMKAPTASGTGENGQNNEFSVQGARIMALFGDSITTDHISPAGSIKGSSPAGLWLQAHGVQKADFNSYGSRRGNHDVMMRGTFANVRIKNLMIPAGKDGSREEGGVTLYHPGHRTPESVIEKMPIYDAAMKYMAEGTPTVIFAGEEYGTGSSRDWAAKGTQLLGIKAVVARSFERIHRSNLVGMGVLPLQFMPGESWQTLKLIGSEVVDVIPHPELKPQSEARLVITRADGTRQEVTVILRVDTPIEVDYYRNGGILPYVLRQLLAA; encoded by the coding sequence ATGGCCGATACACCTCTCAACGCCAGTCCTGTTTCGAAGGCTTCCCACGCGTTCGCATCCACCCTCCAGTCTTTCCAGACGGCCTCTGGCAAGACCGGAAAGCTCTACTCCCTCCCGTCGCTGGCCGAGCAGTTTCCGATGGTCAAGCGCCTGCCCGTGTCCATTCGCATCGTGCTCGAATCGGTGCTGCGCAACTGCGATGGCAAAAAAGTGACGGCCGAGCATGTCGAGCAACTGGCCAACTGGGTGCCGCAGGCCGAGCGCAGCGCGGAAATCCCGTTTGTCGTCTCGCGCGTGGTGCTGCAGGACTTCACCGGCGTGCCGCTGCTGGCCGATCTGGCCGCCATGCGCAGCGTGGCCGCCCGCCTGGGCAGGAATCCAAAGGCCATCGAGCCGCTGGTGCCGGTCGATCTGGTGGTCGATCACTCGATCATGGTCGATTATTTCGGCACCAAGGATTCGATGGACCTGAACATGAAGCTCGAATTCCAGCGCAACCGCGAGCGCTACGAGTTCATGAAATGGGGCATGCAGGCCTTTGACACCTTCGGCGTCGTGCCGCCGGGCTTTGGCATCGTTCACCAGGTCAACCTCGAATTCCTGGCGCGCGGCGTCCACAGGACGCAGGACGATGTGTATTACCCCGACACGCTGGTCGGCACCGACAGCCACACCACCATGATCAACGGCATTGGCGTGGTCGGCTGGGGCGTGGGCGGCATCGAGGCCGAAGCCGCGATGCTCGGCCAGCCGGTGTACTTTTTGACGCCCGACGTGGTTGGCATGGAGCTGACCGGAAAGCTGCGCGAAGGCGTGACCGCCACCGACCTGGTGCTGCGGGTGACCGAAACCCTGCGCCGCGAGAAGGTCGTCGGCAAGTTTGTCGAATTTTTCGGCGAAGGCACGCGCACGCTGGCCTTGCCCGACCGCGCCACCATCGGCAACATGGCGCCCGAGTACGGCGCCACCATGGGCTTTTTCCCGGTCGATGAAAAAACCATTGACTACTTCCGGGGCACCGGGCGCCTAGACGCGGAAATCGAAGCCTTCGAGGCCTACTTCCGGGCGCAAGGCCTGTTCGGCGTGGCCGCGGCCGGCGAGATTGACTACTCGCATGTCGTCAAGCTCGACCTGGACGATGTCCGGCCCAGCCTGGCCGGCCCCAAGCGGCCGCAGGACCGCATCGAACTGGGCGATGTCGCCCGCCAGTTCAGCTCGCTGTTCAGCAAGCCGAACGCGGAAAACGGCTTCAACCAGCCGGCCGGCATGCTGGGCACCCGTCATCTGGTGCGGCACACCGACGATGGCCGGCCCGATGCCGTTCCCGCCGCGCCGCCCACCCCGATGGGCGCCGAACGCTCGGTGGTGGAAATGGAGTCCAATCGCCCGACGCTGGCCATGGCGCATGAGCAGGGCGGCGAAGTCGCCAGTGCCAGCGTCCCCGCCGCGCATGCCGCCGCCCAGGGCCTGACCGTCGGCAACGGCGACGTGCTGATTGCCGCCATCACCAGTTGCACCAACACATCCAACCCCAGCGTCTTGCTGGCCGCCGGCCTGCTGGCCAAGAAAGCGGTCGAGGCCGGCCTCGGCGTGCAGCCGCACATCAAGACTTCGCTGGCGCCCGGTTCGCGCATCGTGACCGAGTACCTGACGCAAACCGGGCTCCTGCCGTATCTGCAGCAGCTTGGCTTTGACCTGGTCGGCTATGGCTGCACCACCTGCATCGGCAACTCGGGCGACCTGACGGCCGAACTCAACGACGCCATCAACAAGAGCGACCTGGTCTGCGCCGCCGTGCTGTCGGGCAACCGCAACTTCGAGGCGCGCATCCATCCGAACATCAAGGCCAACTTCCTGGGCAGCCCGCCGCTGGTGGTTGCCTATGCGCTGGCCGGAACGGTCATGCGCGACCTGACGACCGAGCCGCTCGGCAAGGGCAAGGACGGCCAGGATGTGTTCCTGCGCGACATCTGGCCGGGCAGCGATGAAATCCACGCCCTGATGAAGTTCGCGATGAACGCCGAGGCCTTCCGCGCCAATTACGCCAAGGTCAAGACCGAACCGGGACAGCTCTGGGAAAACATCCACGGCGTGGCCGGAAACACCTACAACTGGCCGCTCAGCACCTACATCGCCGAGCCGCCGTTCTTCAATGACTTTGCTATGGAAATGAAAGCACCTACCGCAAGCGGGACGGGCGAAAACGGCCAAAACAATGAGTTTTCGGTGCAGGGCGCACGGATCATGGCGCTGTTTGGCGACTCGATCACCACCGACCATATCTCGCCGGCCGGCTCGATCAAGGGGAGCTCTCCCGCCGGCCTGTGGCTGCAGGCCCACGGCGTGCAAAAGGCCGACTTCAACAGCTACGGCTCGCGCCGTGGCAACCATGACGTGATGATGCGCGGCACCTTTGCCAATGTGCGCATCAAGAACCTGATGATCCCGGCGGGCAAGGATGGCTCGCGCGAGGAGGGCGGCGTCACGCTGTACCACCCGGGCCACCGCACGCCAGAGAGCGTGATCGAGAAAATGCCGATCTACGACGCCGCCATGAAGTACATGGCAGAAGGCACGCCGACGGTGATTTTTGCCGGCGAGGAATACGGCACCGGCTCGTCGCGCGACTGGGCCGCCAAGGGCACGCAGCTGCTGGGCATCAAGGCCGTGGTGGCGCGCAGTTTCGAGCGCATCCACCGCAGCAACCTGGTCGGCATGGGCGTGCTGCCGCTGCAGTTCATGCCGGGCGAGTCGTGGCAGACCCTCAAGCTCATCGGCTCGGAGGTGGTCGATGTGATTCCGCATCCCGAACTCAAGCCGCAGAGCGAGGCCAGGCTGGTCATCACCCGCGCCGACGGCACGCGCCAGGAAGTCACGGTCATCCTGCGCGTCGATACGCCGATTGAAGTGGACTACTACCGCAACGGCGGCATCCTGCCGTATGTGCTTCGGCAACTGCTTGCGGCATGA